The Oncorhynchus gorbuscha isolate QuinsamMale2020 ecotype Even-year linkage group LG04, OgorEven_v1.0, whole genome shotgun sequence genome includes the window ggagattTAACGCATCAGGTTATTCAAAttaatgcagcaggttaggagaattaggttaaggttaggaaaagggttaggcttagctaaaatgctacagtTATCCACGATGCGACAACAAGATGGAGATGTACTTTTGTACATTTAGAGATGTAAGTTTTAAAACTGTTACATTATCAACTTTCCTGTGTGTTCAAGGCTTCTTTTTACCGTCTATGGCGCAGGGAAACTGTGCAGACAAGGTgatctgagctatctgattggccagcggttACCTTCAGTTACTTTCTACCCTctgacacatgaaatggttcaaaatgggaacactttgccttccCAGAGCTAGGgttgctgaatcaagtgcacctaccgccgACAGTCCGAAACAAATAAAAGACGTTGAAATGCAAGGCTTTAtcgttgttgttttttacagaaATATTTGGTGATTGACTAGGAATCCCTTAGAGATAAACCAGACGATCACAAATGACCGGCTGGTGACTACTGCGCTAGGCTATTATCCCCCTGTGTACCCTCTGTAGAAAAGCAGTGTGCCCTGTTCTATTCCCCCATCATTATCCCCCTTTGTGTTCTCTCTGTAGAGAAGCCGTGTGCCCTGTTCGGTTCCCCCATCATTAACCCCCTTTGTGTTCTCTCTGTAGAGAAGCCGTGTGCCCTGTTCGGTTCCCCCATCATTAACCCCCTTTGTGTTCTCTCTGTAGAGAAGCCGTggagcgacgcacaattggcctagcgtcgtccaggttagggagggcttggtcagtagggatgtccttgtctcatcgcgcaccagcaactcctgtggcgggccgggctaaccaaggttgccaggtgcacggtgtttcctccgacacattggtgtggctggcttccgggttggatgcgtgctgtgttaagaagcagtacagctggttgggttgtgtatcggatgagacaagatagtataGCTCATATAGATCATTATAGCTATAAGTGGTGCAATGTTTCTGGCTGTTCCTCCTACCCTTGGCCTTCCTCTACTACCCTGCCTCACTCCCTCTGTCCTGTGACAGAAACCCTgctcagtcagagagagagatgatgggacCTGTCAGTAGTTCACTGGAGTAGGTTTTTCTCTCTTTAGGTCACTGGATAAGGGTATTCTCTCTTTAGGTCACTGCTTTTGGAGTTTTCATACATTCATTGCAGGCGGCGCCCCACTGTCTGATTCACATCGCTTGATTTCTAATGATAGTTGTCGATTAGATCGACTGATTGTAATTGAATCGGGTGTTCACTACATAAGTGAATGAAAGCTCTTAAAATTTGCATATCCAAACCTTCTGTCTGCCAGCCCCCGTATCGAGAAGCGACACCTCGTCAAAATATTTTGAATGTGGGCGGAACTTCCGGTTGAGTGTACCCGGAAGATTTGGATGCAAGTTTCTCGGACGTTTACCATATGTTCGCTTTTTATACATCGATCACTGGTTTTTATTTCATTTCGGTAATTTTATAAACTCAATACCGGGACGATGTTGTCTTTAGATTTCCTTGATGATGTGCGGCGGATGAATAAGCGCCAGGTATGTACGATAatattgtttttgttgtgtgAATGTGACGGATTCTTCCaaggctagttagctagctatctagttaTGCTAGCAACATTAGCCGGCTGTTTAATAACACGTTGCTTAAAATGTCAAGTCGTCTATGCTAACTAGCTACCCAGCTTTCCGTGTGGTCTTAATCATGTATAAAGAAATTACCCTGCTAGTTATATACGTTACATCGCCTACTGAACATGCATGATAAACTGGGTTGTCaaaatagctagctagcaactttgCAAAATCAATGTAGCTTCAGCCCGTACAATTTCCTCTCTGCCTAAATATGGTGTTACTTCAGTCTTCTTCAAACCTGGCGCTGAGGACCTACAAAGTGTGCAGACTTTTATTCCAACCTAAGTTACCAGTTTCTACTAGATTCTGCTGATCACCAAACCCTTTATTAACTGAAACATATGTATTAGTACTGGGTTgggacaaaagcctgcacaccttGTTAGTCCTCAGGACCAGCTGTTGGTAGATATAGTTATTATGACGTTGTTATAAGCGAACACTAGCTTATCCTCGTCTCAGCCTGACAACCTGTCTTATTTGTTTTCAGCTCTACTACCAGGTGCTTAATTTTGGTATGATAGTGTCCTCAGCCCTGATGATCTGGAAAGGACTGATGGTCGTGACAGGCAGCGAGAGCCCTATTGTTGTCGTCCTCAGGTAAAGCATTGGTGTTGGATTTATGTAGATGGGGTGCTTTTCAATACACTCAAAGCACTTTACAAGGTAAGGGGAAATTTGCCACTTTCACAACCAAAGTGTAGCACCAACATACCTGCTGTTTGTCTGAAGCGCATCTGCTAATTTTCAGTAACCTGTCTTATCCTTGACTGTAACATGTCCTTGGTTTCAGTGGAAGTATGGAGCCTGCTTTCCATCGAGGAGACCTTCTGTTCCTGACAAACCGGGTTGAAGACCCCATCAGAGTCGGAGAGATTGTGGTCTTCAGGATAGAGGGCAGAGAGATCCCCATAGTACACAGAGTACTAAAGATTCATGAAAAGTTGGTCTATGATGTTTCTGTAGTTATTGAAATGCGCTAGTTCTCTCTCGGGATAGTTCTTTGTTTGTTACAAGTTTTAGAAGGCCTACTTCCCCCCAAAAGTTTGTATTGCTACATAACACTCAGACTAGGCTCTAAATATTCTGTAATATTTCTTACCTCatatatgttttttaaatatatgctGGGTAACTGAATAAATGTCATTGTCAGAGCAACTTCATAAGCCGCTCTGGGGCCAGGCAATCGATGTATGACATCTAAACTAAATCTAAATGTTGTTTATCTCCAGGGAAAATGGCGAAATCAAGTTCCTGACCAAAGGTGACAACAACTCTGTAGATGACAGAGGGCTATACAAGCCGGGACAGCACTGGCTAGAGAAAAAAGACGTGGTGGGACGAGCCAGAGGGTGAGCATTTCTCATTCCACCAGAGTGATACTAGGCTTAGTCTGCTATATGACTTCAGTCTCATGCTTCACTTCACTGGATCTATATGATACCATTTCCCTTGAGATATTATTTAGTGCAAAATTAAACTGAACTTGAGTCTGCGCTCATCTAGCCTGTAGTAGTGGAAGGGCTCAAGCATGGTTTAAAGTTCTCCATCACAGTGACGGATTTGAGATTCCGTGTAGATCCGCATAAAAGCCTCAGGGGGAAAGGAGTGGGGGGGGGACTGATCTGGAGATCACATATCCTAATATGAAGTAATATTTTCCCAAATAAATGTATTATCAAATATGTTATTTTCTCTGTTATGCTGTGTGAACTGAACTGACATACTGTTGCTGACACTCGGATGTTCATATGAAAATGGCAGTTTAAAAGTTAATAATTTGTCACATCCATACACTCGTGGCGCATTCAAGTTGGCAGAGGAGTTTTGGCAAATCTGAAAGCGGATTTGgccttttttaatatatatttttattttaaagaGGAGGAGCCCAGTTTTCCATTGCTACCACGTTTATTTCTTACTCCTTCAATTATGCGAGTGGCATCATTTTAGAAATGCTCTGGTTACAACAGAGAATCGTTTAGGTACTTCTGCGCAAAGTAGTGATGGGTAGTTTACGAACAAGCTGCTTTTTTAAAAGGATTAGGTTGTTTTTTGCAAAAAATAATTTTTCCATTTTATTTGACTCCCTGATGTGCATACTGCTGCTTTTTGATCTCCAGACATCAACTATCTGCAGATAAATTATAAAAAATATTCTCTGAAGATGCTAATTCCTCAGTGCAGGAACCATGCTGTGAGAAGAGACACTCATTCTGCACGATGCAATTTTTTCAGTGCTTTACATTTTTTAGTCTTTATTTTTGCAAGCCATCTAATAATTTGGTCaggtaaaaatgtatttgaactcAAATTTCACAATCTGACATAATGGTAGGTAACATTTTAGACTTTAAATTAGGGGTTGACCATTTTTCATGGTTTTATGTACATTTCTAAGCACTACTGATGGGCAACCAAATGAGAAGCTCTTTTAGGTGAAAGGACCGAAAAGACTCTGAATCAATATGCAACAGCTCTGAAAGGGGCAACGGTGTcttaaatggacaatgaccgttTGTAATAGAAACCAAAAATATCTTTGAGTGAATAATAATTCATTGATATATTTATAATAAAAGTATAGTTATTAATAACGATCAGGATGTTGTGTCCAATGGGTGAATACAGATAGGCTGAAGCATGGAGTTTGTCTATGTACATTTTATAGTCACAATGCTGCATCAGTTGGCTACAGGTGATATTGCTTATAGCATATCTGATAATATAGACCATGCATAGGCTATATACATGGTCCAATATGATTTTACCAATTATTTTATTGGACAAATTTCTAAAGGTGGTAATTTAATTTGAAATGGTTTCAGCATAAAATTAGTTTCATTTTGGAGTAGAATGTCCCTTTAAAAAGTCACCAGAACTGAGCTTCTCAGTCTTCTACTTACAAATGATCCCAGGGTGGACCCCGGACCCCCTAAGGAAGGGGACTGGAATTGGTCAAACTCTCAGtctaggtctaatacatgtacaCAATTATCCACATTCCCTGAAAGCATGATGGCCATGACTTTCTGACATGAAAGGGCAGGTTAACTTGGCCCCAGACTAGTTTCAGTCATAGGATTTATTTTTTTGCTTTAACCCTTCTCAAGTATTTAACCCATTGTGtacatactttaaagtactacttaagttttttttgtgtgtgtctgtagttggCTTTAGTATTTATGCTTTTGGtgaacttttacttcactacattttaattttttaaatatatttgtatttatttcacctttat containing:
- the LOC124033558 gene encoding signal peptidase complex catalytic subunit SEC11A, which codes for MLSLDFLDDVRRMNKRQLYYQVLNFGMIVSSALMIWKGLMVVTGSESPIVVVLSGSMEPAFHRGDLLFLTNRVEDPIRVGEIVVFRIEGREIPIVHRVLKIHEKENGEIKFLTKGDNNSVDDRGLYKPGQHWLEKKDVVGRARGFVPYIGIVTILMNDYPKFKYAVLFLLGLFVLVHRE